A single window of Flavobacteriales bacterium DNA harbors:
- a CDS encoding L-serine ammonia-lyase, protein MEQISVFDMFKVGIGPSSSHTMGPWKACLRMLESLGERVGQVTEVKVHLFGSLAKTGKGHGTGRAIMLGLAGENPAEISADKAEKIVLQVRETKQLVLGGKLQLDFDPQHHILYHFDRQLPFHSNAMEFEVFLKDGGLLREVYYSIGGGFVVKEDETQQEQSIQLTYPVSSAADLLRFCKETGMSISDVVMANEKCWKSERDVKEGLIGIWNVMQECIYRGCHKTGKLPGGLDVHRRAYDLDELLIKGAHYDNLQEWKQQIAKGENTFRRTLNWVACFALAVNEENASFGRVVTAPTNGAAGVIPAVLMYYNIFCRNEGDDDIVRFLLTASEVGSIFKKGATISAAMGGCQAEIGVASAMAAAALCERFGGTPKQSLMAAEIAMEHHLGLTCDPIGGLVQVPCIERNTMGAMKAITACNIALYSDPGVAKISLDDVVTTMWETAQDMSTKYKETSEAGLASRIPVNLPEC, encoded by the coding sequence ATGGAGCAGATTAGTGTATTTGATATGTTCAAGGTGGGGATCGGCCCGTCCAGTTCCCACACGATGGGGCCATGGAAAGCCTGCCTGAGAATGCTGGAGAGCCTGGGCGAACGGGTAGGTCAGGTGACCGAAGTGAAGGTGCACCTGTTCGGGTCGCTGGCCAAAACGGGCAAAGGACACGGAACCGGCCGGGCGATCATGTTGGGTCTCGCCGGTGAGAACCCTGCGGAGATCAGCGCAGATAAAGCCGAGAAAATCGTTCTCCAGGTGCGGGAAACCAAACAACTGGTGCTGGGTGGAAAACTTCAACTTGATTTTGATCCACAGCATCACATCCTCTATCACTTCGACCGCCAGCTGCCGTTTCACTCGAATGCCATGGAGTTTGAGGTGTTTCTGAAAGATGGCGGATTGCTGCGCGAAGTCTATTATTCCATCGGCGGAGGCTTTGTGGTTAAGGAAGATGAAACCCAGCAGGAACAATCCATTCAGCTGACCTATCCGGTTTCCAGTGCGGCTGACTTGCTCAGGTTCTGTAAAGAAACAGGCATGTCCATTAGCGACGTGGTAATGGCCAATGAGAAATGCTGGAAATCCGAAAGGGACGTGAAGGAAGGGTTGATAGGCATCTGGAACGTGATGCAGGAATGTATTTACCGCGGCTGCCACAAAACAGGAAAGCTTCCCGGCGGCCTGGATGTGCACCGCCGCGCTTATGACCTGGATGAACTGCTGATCAAAGGTGCGCATTACGACAACCTGCAGGAGTGGAAACAACAAATCGCCAAAGGAGAAAATACCTTCCGGCGTACCCTGAACTGGGTGGCGTGCTTCGCCCTGGCCGTGAATGAGGAGAATGCCTCCTTCGGCCGCGTGGTGACAGCACCCACCAACGGTGCGGCCGGTGTAATCCCCGCCGTACTGATGTACTATAATATTTTTTGCCGGAATGAAGGCGATGATGACATCGTCAGATTCCTCCTCACCGCAAGTGAAGTGGGCAGCATTTTCAAAAAGGGAGCTACCATTTCTGCAGCCATGGGTGGATGTCAGGCGGAGATCGGTGTGGCATCGGCCATGGCTGCTGCGGCACTGTGCGAACGCTTCGGCGGAACACCCAAGCAATCCCTGATGGCAGCTGAGATTGCAATGGAACATCACCTCGGCCTTACCTGCGACCCGATCGGCGGATTGGTACAGGTGCCCTGCATCGAACGCAATACGATGGGAGCCATGAAGGCCATCACCGCTTGCAACATTGCACTTTATTCAGATCCGGGCGTTGCCAAGATCTCCCTGGATGACGTGGTAACCACCATGTGGGAAACTGCGCAGGACATGAGTACAAAATACAAAGAAACTTCTGAGGCCGGACTCGCATCCCGCATTCCTGTAAACCTTCCCGAATGCTAA
- a CDS encoding SCO family protein, translating to MLQKSEKIRLVSLVVVLAVGVAIGYRINTSRETKQLPILSPADINPELVDTSMQKVTHDHTIQDFTLVNQDGKQVHLESLENKVYVSDFFFTTCQGICLKMAVQMQRVYKAFENDDRVMFVSHTVMPEQDSVEALKAYADKYHAHTDKWMFLTGDKKQIYDLARKSYFAVTTKGDGGKSDFIHTENFILIDSHHRIRGFYDGTDPKQIDQLIDDIHLLLEEEGKQRRS from the coding sequence ATGCTGCAAAAATCTGAAAAAATAAGACTGGTGTCATTGGTTGTGGTTTTAGCCGTGGGCGTTGCCATCGGTTACCGTATCAATACCAGCAGGGAAACAAAACAACTTCCTATTCTCAGTCCGGCTGATATCAATCCTGAATTGGTGGATACTTCAATGCAGAAAGTAACTCATGATCACACCATTCAGGATTTTACCCTGGTTAATCAGGATGGAAAGCAAGTGCATCTGGAAAGCCTGGAGAATAAGGTATACGTTTCCGATTTTTTCTTTACCACCTGTCAGGGTATTTGTTTGAAAATGGCCGTGCAGATGCAGCGGGTTTATAAAGCCTTTGAGAATGATGACCGTGTGATGTTTGTGTCACACACGGTCATGCCGGAGCAGGATTCGGTTGAAGCCTTAAAAGCATATGCCGACAAATACCATGCACATACGGATAAGTGGATGTTTCTCACCGGTGACAAAAAGCAGATTTATGACCTGGCCCGCAAGTCTTATTTTGCCGTTACCACCAAAGGAGATGGCGGTAAAAGTGATTTTATACATACCGAGAACTTCATTCTGATTGATAGCCATCATCGCATCCGTGGGTTTTATGATGGTACGGATCCCAAACAAATCGATCAGTTGATAGACGATATACACTTGCTGCTTGAAGAAGAAGGTAAGCAGCGACGTTCCTGA
- a CDS encoding PKD domain-containing protein gives MKNTRSKLFTGLCTVAMLCVGSVASAQSHDKRCSLKPYFDAKVDSCTVNFTDQSTAGSKTTITSWSWDFGDGSTDGVQNPSHAYPTGGTYKVTLTITGMDADSNVCDRSYDRYITLKGCGNDCHVKAGFYERDSCLTAKFHDVSDAGWGSTITAWSWDFGDGTTSSDQNPEHLYGAGGTYTVCLTVTGLNKDSSECTRLYCRQVTVEDCSNAPCHIKPYFKSFNDTTCLTVNFFGSANAAPGTTITGWLWDFGDGTTSTSQNPVHVFANPGVYNNVCLTVTAVGGNGSQCDQTYCGRVEVRDCGTNMCYIRPGFGERDSCLTVRFRDYSSTAKGTVITDWSWDFGDGTTSADQNPEHVYATEGTYDVCLTLTAMDRDSAQCTRTYCKQVKVRDCSNAPCHVKPHFKYEKDTTCLTVNFMGDAEVVPGTTITGWSWDFGDGSTSNSQNPSHTYANAGVYNSVCLTVTAIGGDSSVCEQTYCRRVEVRDNCSNDDCYIRPSFCMRDSCMTVSFHDNSGTRNGTTITGWSWDFGDGSTSTDQHPDYTYATEGTYNVCLTVTAMDHDSVACTRTYCRHVTVNDCSDAPCYIRPGFRTRDSCMTVKFMNFTFVMPGTTINSWTWDFGDSTTSNVKSPTHTYAAVGDYTVTLTVSGTGGDSTTCDRSYTRKIKVDQQCAPRAEGMAAGNSNLSGLTIMPNPANSQASIRFEMSESGQASVKVYDLQGKVLSVIQDGYLQAGQHQMQWNIDVPPGVYMMVVNTGADIRHQQVIVK, from the coding sequence TGCGTGGGATCTGTGGCTTCCGCACAATCCCACGACAAACGATGTAGCCTCAAACCCTACTTCGATGCAAAGGTTGACAGTTGTACAGTGAACTTCACGGATCAAAGCACCGCCGGATCCAAAACAACCATTACCTCATGGTCATGGGATTTCGGTGATGGTTCAACAGATGGAGTACAAAATCCATCACATGCCTATCCTACGGGAGGTACATACAAAGTTACGCTTACCATCACCGGCATGGACGCAGACAGCAATGTATGCGACCGCAGCTATGACCGGTACATTACCCTTAAAGGATGCGGAAACGATTGCCACGTAAAAGCAGGTTTTTACGAACGCGACAGCTGCCTGACCGCAAAATTCCACGATGTCAGCGATGCAGGTTGGGGATCAACCATCACCGCATGGTCATGGGATTTCGGTGACGGTACCACGTCATCTGATCAGAACCCCGAGCACCTGTATGGTGCCGGCGGAACTTACACCGTGTGCCTTACGGTGACCGGACTGAACAAAGACAGCTCCGAATGCACCCGCCTGTACTGCCGCCAGGTAACGGTTGAAGATTGCAGCAATGCACCCTGTCACATCAAACCCTACTTCAAATCATTCAATGATACCACCTGCCTGACCGTGAATTTCTTCGGTTCGGCCAACGCAGCACCCGGCACCACCATCACCGGTTGGTTGTGGGATTTCGGTGACGGCACCACATCCACCAGCCAGAACCCGGTGCATGTGTTCGCAAACCCGGGTGTATACAACAATGTATGCCTGACCGTGACCGCAGTGGGTGGCAACGGTTCTCAATGCGATCAAACCTACTGCGGTAGGGTGGAAGTGCGCGACTGCGGTACCAATATGTGTTACATCCGTCCGGGCTTTGGTGAGCGCGACAGCTGCCTCACGGTTCGCTTCCGCGATTACAGCAGCACTGCAAAAGGGACTGTGATCACCGATTGGTCATGGGACTTCGGCGATGGCACAACTTCCGCTGATCAGAACCCCGAGCATGTATATGCAACCGAAGGAACCTACGATGTATGTCTGACCCTGACCGCCATGGATCGCGACAGTGCCCAATGCACACGTACCTATTGCAAACAGGTGAAGGTTCGCGATTGCAGCAACGCGCCATGCCATGTGAAACCTCACTTCAAATATGAAAAGGATACCACATGTCTGACCGTGAATTTCATGGGCGATGCCGAAGTTGTTCCGGGTACCACCATCACCGGATGGTCATGGGATTTCGGCGATGGATCCACATCAAACAGTCAGAATCCTTCCCATACCTACGCCAATGCCGGCGTGTACAACAGTGTTTGCCTGACCGTGACCGCCATCGGTGGTGACAGCTCGGTTTGTGAGCAAACTTACTGCCGCAGGGTAGAGGTGAGGGACAACTGTTCGAATGATGATTGTTACATCCGCCCCTCATTCTGTATGCGCGACAGCTGCATGACGGTTTCCTTCCATGACAACAGCGGTACCAGGAATGGAACCACCATCACCGGATGGTCATGGGATTTCGGCGACGGAAGTACATCCACCGATCAGCACCCGGATTACACTTATGCCACCGAGGGTACCTACAACGTATGTCTGACCGTAACTGCTATGGATCACGACAGCGTTGCATGTACAAGGACCTATTGCAGGCACGTGACCGTGAACGATTGCAGCGATGCGCCCTGCTACATCCGTCCGGGCTTCCGCACACGCGACAGCTGCATGACAGTGAAATTCATGAATTTCACCTTTGTGATGCCGGGCACCACGATCAACAGCTGGACATGGGATTTCGGTGACAGCACCACATCCAATGTCAAGAGTCCGACCCATACCTATGCCGCCGTCGGTGACTACACGGTCACGTTGACAGTTTCAGGTACAGGCGGCGACAGCACTACCTGCGATCGTTCTTATACGAGAAAAATCAAGGTGGATCAACAATGCGCACCCCGCGCCGAAGGCATGGCAGCGGGCAACAGCAACTTGTCAGGCCTGACCATCATGCCGAACCCTGCCAACAGCCAGGCCAGTATTCGCTTTGAGATGAGTGAAAGCGGACAGGCCAGCGTGAAGGTCTACGACCTGCAGGGCAAAGTATTGTCAGTGATACAGGATGGCTACCTGCAAGCGGGTCAGCACCAGATGCAGTGGAATATAGATGTCCCCCCGGGCGTGTATATGATGGTGGTGAACACGGGAGCCGACATCCGTCACCAACAGGTGATTGTGAAGTAA